A genome region from Neptunomonas japonica JAMM 1380 includes the following:
- a CDS encoding peptidoglycan DD-metalloendopeptidase family protein, with translation MSERSVAHNNKVEVVKSSRRQKAPASYRVKSGDTLYSIAWRYGLDYRQLARINGIGRDYRINSGQKLRLKTTSTSMKVASNSRASSKTSTADKKPLSNKVVVAKASPSQTSSSKAVKVKPPPSKAPVRSVALSNKSHKVRWRWPTRGKVISGYSAKGNVNKGINLAGSRGEPVYAAATGKVVYAGSGLLGYGNLIIINHNQEYLSAYAHNSLILVKENENVNVGAKVAEIGNSGATRTMLHFEIRKDGKPVNPLRYLPKR, from the coding sequence GTGAGTGAGCGCTCTGTCGCGCATAACAATAAAGTAGAAGTTGTAAAATCATCCAGACGTCAGAAAGCACCAGCGAGTTATCGTGTTAAAAGTGGCGATACTCTATATTCAATTGCTTGGCGCTATGGTTTGGATTATCGACAATTAGCCCGTATTAATGGTATTGGTCGTGATTACCGTATTAATTCAGGTCAAAAATTACGTTTAAAAACGACAAGCACTAGTATGAAAGTTGCTAGCAACTCTCGTGCTAGTTCAAAAACATCAACTGCTGATAAAAAGCCCTTAAGTAATAAAGTTGTGGTTGCAAAAGCTTCCCCGTCTCAAACTTCTTCCTCTAAAGCTGTAAAAGTGAAACCGCCACCTTCTAAAGCTCCAGTAAGAAGTGTTGCGTTATCTAACAAATCACACAAGGTAAGGTGGCGCTGGCCGACAAGGGGTAAGGTGATTAGTGGTTATTCTGCTAAAGGGAATGTGAATAAAGGTATTAACTTGGCTGGCTCACGAGGCGAGCCTGTATATGCTGCAGCCACAGGCAAAGTGGTATATGCAGGGAGTGGTTTATTAGGCTATGGCAACCTGATAATCATTAATCATAACCAAGAATACCTAAGTGCATATGCCCATAACAGCTTAATTTTAGTAAAAGAGAACGAAAATGTTAATGTTGGAGCGAAAGTTGCCGAAATAGGTAATAGTGGCGCCACACGAACCATGCTGCATTTTGAAATTCGCAAGGATGGAAAACCAGTAAACCCGCTACGGTATCTACCAAAAAGGTAG
- a CDS encoding protein-L-isoaspartate(D-aspartate) O-methyltransferase, with the protein MVGGLVVNDINLQGIGMTSRRTRDRLISRLKGQGISDEGVLNTLRETPRHIFIDEALSHRAYEDTALPIGFNQTISQPYIVAKMTEVLVSTGPLKRVLEVGTGSGYQTSVLAQLVDQVFSVERIKPLQDKAKERLRQMGLKNVHLQHSDGGMGWPSKAPFDAIMVTAAPEQVPEELLLQLAIGGSLVIPVGQEQQQLKLITRQSDLEYKTRIIENVNFVPLLAGTIR; encoded by the coding sequence ATGGTTGGAGGGCTTGTTGTGAATGATATTAACCTTCAAGGCATTGGCATGACGTCTCGTCGCACTCGTGACCGTCTAATCAGCCGGCTTAAAGGGCAAGGCATCAGTGATGAAGGGGTGTTAAATACTTTACGTGAAACCCCTCGGCATATTTTCATTGATGAAGCGTTATCGCATCGTGCGTATGAAGATACTGCACTACCCATCGGTTTTAATCAAACAATCTCACAACCCTATATTGTGGCTAAGATGACAGAGGTACTTGTGTCTACAGGTCCTTTGAAGCGGGTTCTTGAGGTAGGTACAGGCTCAGGCTATCAAACGTCAGTATTAGCGCAGCTAGTTGATCAGGTGTTTTCAGTCGAGCGAATTAAGCCGTTACAAGATAAGGCGAAAGAGCGCTTACGTCAGATGGGCTTGAAAAATGTACATTTGCAGCACTCTGATGGTGGTATGGGGTGGCCTTCTAAGGCTCCCTTCGATGCTATTATGGTAACCGCAGCGCCAGAACAAGTGCCTGAAGAATTATTACTACAGCTTGCTATTGGTGGGTCTTTAGTCATTCCGGTAGGGCAAGAGCAACAACAGTTAAAGCTGATCACTCGTCAAAGTGATCTTGAATATAAAACCCGTATTATCGAAAATGTAAATTTCGTTCCTCTGCTGGCTGGAACAATACGATAA
- a CDS encoding DUF368 domain-containing protein encodes MGQSRRLKDYVVLTCKGILMGAADAVPGVSGGTIAFITGIYEELIGSIRRFDLEALKLLFSQGPQATWRHVNGSFLLALLLGIGLSLATLAHIVLFMLATYPVMLWSFFFGLILASTWVISRHVTHWDSSFSLLFLSGAAIAYLITSLTPTEIEVSMLTVFLSGSVAICAMILPGISGSFILLLLGMYSPILQAVKDLDLSIIGLFATGCAAGLLSFSRLLNWLFTAYKMQTLAVMSGFLLGSLNKVWPWKYTTAYTLNSHGKQVPLAQDNVSPFNYEALSGQDSFLMVSIILLVLGMVIVLWMERGQSTNR; translated from the coding sequence GTGGGCCAGTCTCGCCGACTAAAAGATTATGTGGTATTAACCTGTAAGGGTATTTTGATGGGGGCAGCGGATGCTGTGCCAGGAGTATCTGGAGGCACTATTGCTTTTATCACAGGCATTTATGAAGAGTTAATAGGGAGCATCAGGCGGTTTGATCTAGAAGCGCTTAAGTTGTTGTTTTCGCAAGGGCCTCAAGCAACGTGGCGGCATGTTAATGGAAGTTTCCTGTTAGCCCTATTACTTGGTATAGGGCTTAGCCTGGCGACATTAGCGCATATAGTGCTTTTCATGCTGGCAACATATCCCGTTATGCTGTGGTCGTTCTTTTTTGGGCTGATTTTAGCATCTACATGGGTGATTTCCCGTCATGTGACGCACTGGGATTCTAGCTTTTCGCTGTTGTTTTTATCGGGCGCTGCTATAGCCTATCTAATAACAAGCTTAACCCCAACCGAAATTGAAGTGTCTATGCTAACGGTATTTTTATCAGGCAGCGTTGCTATTTGTGCAATGATTCTACCTGGGATTTCCGGGTCATTTATATTGCTGCTCTTAGGGATGTATAGTCCTATCTTGCAAGCTGTCAAAGATCTTGACCTGAGCATCATCGGACTGTTTGCGACAGGGTGCGCCGCTGGATTACTTAGCTTCTCAAGATTGCTTAACTGGCTATTTACCGCTTATAAAATGCAAACGTTAGCGGTGATGTCTGGCTTTTTATTAGGCTCTCTTAATAAAGTTTGGCCATGGAAGTATACAACCGCTTATACATTGAATAGTCATGGTAAGCAGGTACCTTTAGCTCAAGATAATGTTTCACCTTTTAACTATGAAGCACTCAGCGGACAAGACTCTTTTTTGATGGTATCAATTATATTATTGGTGCTGGGGATGGTAATTGTATTGTGGATGGAACGAGGCCAATCAACTAATCGATAA